A part of Legionella sainthelensi genomic DNA contains:
- a CDS encoding BON domain-containing protein, with translation MQKYLLNVLVVFFLFILAGCQSNRATDTFFSPLAPLVTPSANLAQTVQEALMRSDDPAIARVHVQTRQDVVVLSGYVKKIRQSDVAEQIARQVPGVRAVENNIIIRP, from the coding sequence ATGCAAAAATATTTACTAAATGTACTTGTAGTTTTTTTTCTATTTATACTAGCTGGTTGTCAGTCAAATCGAGCTACTGATACCTTCTTTAGTCCTTTGGCACCATTAGTTACTCCAAGCGCCAATTTGGCTCAAACAGTACAAGAGGCTTTAATGCGTAGTGATGATCCTGCAATTGCACGCGTACATGTCCAAACCCGACAAGATGTTGTTGTTTTATCCGGTTATGTTAAAAAAATTCGCCAAAGTGATGTAGCAGAGCAGATTGCTCGTCAGGTTCCTGGTGTTCGTGCTGTAGAAAATAATATTATTATTCGCCCATAA
- a CDS encoding CBS domain-containing protein has product MADLIHNALPTPRRKIICIHPEDSVKKCINLMSEMDIGALVVVDNDNQLIGIVGERDIVRSCLHKCVNLETAKVADVVYKEVTILSPNDHIEKAMQVITATKRRHVLIRDENNEFIAILSIGDLLYHLLEDKARVIEQLENYIHTY; this is encoded by the coding sequence ATGGCTGACCTAATTCACAATGCTTTACCTACGCCAAGACGCAAGATTATTTGTATTCATCCGGAAGACTCAGTAAAAAAATGTATTAATCTCATGTCAGAAATGGATATAGGAGCCTTGGTTGTGGTAGATAATGACAATCAACTCATTGGCATCGTTGGAGAGAGAGATATAGTACGATCTTGTTTGCATAAATGTGTTAATTTGGAAACAGCAAAAGTAGCGGACGTAGTCTATAAAGAAGTGACGATTCTAAGTCCTAACGATCATATAGAAAAAGCGATGCAAGTTATAACTGCAACAAAAAGAAGACATGTGTTAATTCGCGATGAAAATAATGAATTTATTGCTATTTTGTCAATTGGTGACTTGCTCTATCATTTGCTAGAAGATAAAGCAAGAGTTATAGAGCAACTCGAAAAT